The Apium graveolens cultivar Ventura chromosome 6, ASM990537v1, whole genome shotgun sequence genome contains a region encoding:
- the LOC141667669 gene encoding potassium transporter 10-like isoform X1, which yields MSEIDENGDTKGSMWDLGQKLDQPMDEEAGRLKNMYREKKFSALLLLRLAFQSLGVVYGDLGTSPLYVFYNTFPHGISDTEDVIGALSLIIYSLTLIPLLKYVFLVCRANDNGQGGTFALYSLLCRHAKVNTIPNQHRTDEELTTYSRSIFPENSFAAKTKRWLEAHASRKNMLLLLVLVGTCMVIGDGILTPAISVLSASGGIKVDHPKMSNDVVVIVAVVILVGLFSMQHYGTDKVGWLFAPIVLLWFLLIGGIGIFNIFKHDRNVLRAFSPIHIFRYFRRGGRSNWNSLGGIMLSITGTEALFADLAHFPVSAIQLAFTTLVFPCLLLAYSGQAAYLMKNKEHVGDAFYRSIPDSMYWPMFIVATLAAIVASQATISATFSIIKQALALGCFPRVKVVHTSKKFLGQIYIPDINWILMVLCIAVTAGFQNQSQIGNAYGTAVVIVMLATTFLMTLIMLLVWRCHWILVLIFTVFSLLVELTYFSAVLLKVDQGGWVPLVIAAAFLLVMYVWHYGTVKRYEFEMHSKVSMAWILGLGPSLGLVRVPGIGLVYTELASGVPHIFSHLITNLPAIHSVVIFVCVKYLPVYTVPEDERFLIKRIGPKSFHMFRCVARYGYKDLHKKDDEFEKKLFDNLFLFVRLESMMEGSSDSDEYSLYGQQTYQSRSFLSGDNAKSTPSNVDLTISSVDSIVPVTSMSSGHASSQAEVDETLFLTSCRDAGVVHILGNTVVRARRNSGIPKNIAIDYIYAFLRKICRENSAIFNVPHESLLNVGQIFYV from the exons ATGTCAGAAATTGATGAAAATGGTGATACAAAGGGTAGTATGTGGGATCTTGGACAAAAGCTTGATCAGCCCATGGATGAGGAAGCTGGAAGACTTAAGAATATGTACAGAGAAAAA AAATTTTCAGCATTACTGCTTCTGCGACTGGCGTTTCAGAGTCTTGGAGTGGTTTATGGTGATTTGGGAACTTCGCCGCTATATGTATTTTACAATACCTTCCCTCATGGTATTAGCGATACAGAGGATGTCATTGGAGCCCTGTCTTTAATTATATACTCACTCACGCTTATCCCGCTCCTTAAGTATGTTTTCTTAGTGTGCAGGGCTAATGACAATGGTCAAG GAGGAACCTTTGCTCTTTACTCACTGCTATGTCGACATGCAAAAGTGAACACAATACCGAATCAACACCGGACTGACGAGGAGTTGACAACTTATAGCCGTAGCATATTTCCTGAAAATTCATTTGCTGCGAAAACCAAAAGATGGTTAGAGGCTCATGCATCTAGAAAGAATATGCTTCTTCTACTTGTCCTTGTTGGCACTTGCATGGTAATAGGCGATGGGATTCTCACTCCAGCTATATCTG TTCTTTCAGCTTCTGGAGGGATCAAGGTGGACCATCCAAAGATGAGTAACG ATGTAGTTGTAATAGTGGCTGTTGTCATACTAGTTGGCCTGTTTAGCATGCAACACTATGGGACGGATAAGGTTGGGTGGCTGTTTGCGCCAATTGTGCTGCTTTGGTTTCTTTTGATTGGAGGTATTGGCATCTTCAACATTTTCAAACACGACAGAAATGTTCTGAGAGCTTTCTCACCTATTCACATATTTCGGTACTTTAGAAGGGGAGGAAGATCGAACTGGAACTCCCTTGGTGGGATTATGCTGAGCATCACAG GGACTGAGGCACTTTTTGCTGACCTTGCTCACTTTCCGGTTTCTGCAATACAACTGGCTTTTACAACACTTGTGTTTCCCTGCCTTTTGTTAGCTTACTCTGGACAAGCAGCCTATCTCATGAAAAACAAGGAGCATGTCGGTGACGCCTTCTATCGTTCTATTCCAG ACAGTATGTACTGGCCTATGTTTATAGTTGCTACTTTAGCTGCTATTGTTGCAAGCCAGGCCACGATCTCGGCTACGTTCTCAATAATTAAGCAGGCCCTTGCACTTGGCTGTTTCCCTAGAGTCAAGGTTGTACATACATCAAAGAAGTTTCTCGGACAGATATACATTCCAGATATTAATTGGATCCTGATGGTCCTTTGCATTGCTGTTACAGCTGGATTCCAAAATCAAAGTCAGATTGGCAATGCCTATG GAACGGCAGTTGTAATTGTCATGCTGGCAACCACATTTCTCATGACTTTAATTATGTTATTAGTATGGCGGTGCCACTGGATTCTTGTCCTTATATTCACAGTTTTCTCTCTGCTGGTGGAGTTAACCTATTTCTCAGCTGTACTTCTGAAGGTTGATCAGGGGGGTTGGGTTCCGCTCGTGATTGCAGCAGCCTTCCTTTTGGTGATGTATGTCTGGCACTATGGTACAGTAAAACGTTATGAGTTTGAGATGCACAGTAAAGTTTCCATGGCATGGATTCTTGGTCTTGGTCCGAGTTTAGGACTGGTCCGTGTCCCTGGAATTGGACTTGTATACACTGAGTTAGCAAGTGGGGTACCTCACATTTTTTCACATTTAATCACAAACTTGCCAGCAATACACTCTGTCGTCATTTTTGTCTGTGTTAAATATCTTCCCGTCTACACAGTTCCTGAAGATGAGAGATTTCTCATAAAACGGATTGGACCCAAGAGTTTTCACATGTTCCGCTGTGTTGCAAGATATGGATACAAGGACCTACACAAGAAGGATGATGAATTTGAGAAAAAACTTTTTGATAACCTCTTTTTGTTTGTTCGTCTGGAGTCAATGATGGAAGGAAGTTCAGACTCTGATGAGTATAGCTTATATGGCCAGCAAACATACCAGTCTAGAAGCTTCCTCTCGGGTGACAATGCAAAGTCGACTCCCTCCAATGTCGATCTCACAATTTCTTCTGTAGACTCTATTGTTCCTGTCACAAGCATGTCATCCGGACATGCAAGCAGTCAGGCAGAGGTTGATGAAACGTTGTTTCTTACTAGCTGTAGAGATGCAGGGGTGGTGCACATACTCGGCAACACAGTGGTGAGAGCACGGAGAAACTCTGGGATCCCAAAAAATATAGCTATTGATTATATATATGCATTTCTCAGAAAAATATGTAGAGAAAACAGTGCAATCTTCAATGTTCCTCATGAGAGTCTACTGAATGTTGGACAAATTTTCTATGTATAG
- the LOC141667669 gene encoding potassium transporter 11-like isoform X2, whose translation MLLLLVLVGTCMVIGDGILTPAISVLSASGGIKVDHPKMSNDVVVIVAVVILVGLFSMQHYGTDKVGWLFAPIVLLWFLLIGGIGIFNIFKHDRNVLRAFSPIHIFRYFRRGGRSNWNSLGGIMLSITGTEALFADLAHFPVSAIQLAFTTLVFPCLLLAYSGQAAYLMKNKEHVGDAFYRSIPDSMYWPMFIVATLAAIVASQATISATFSIIKQALALGCFPRVKVVHTSKKFLGQIYIPDINWILMVLCIAVTAGFQNQSQIGNAYGTAVVIVMLATTFLMTLIMLLVWRCHWILVLIFTVFSLLVELTYFSAVLLKVDQGGWVPLVIAAAFLLVMYVWHYGTVKRYEFEMHSKVSMAWILGLGPSLGLVRVPGIGLVYTELASGVPHIFSHLITNLPAIHSVVIFVCVKYLPVYTVPEDERFLIKRIGPKSFHMFRCVARYGYKDLHKKDDEFEKKLFDNLFLFVRLESMMEGSSDSDEYSLYGQQTYQSRSFLSGDNAKSTPSNVDLTISSVDSIVPVTSMSSGHASSQAEVDETLFLTSCRDAGVVHILGNTVVRARRNSGIPKNIAIDYIYAFLRKICRENSAIFNVPHESLLNVGQIFYV comes from the exons ATGCTTCTTCTACTTGTCCTTGTTGGCACTTGCATGGTAATAGGCGATGGGATTCTCACTCCAGCTATATCTG TTCTTTCAGCTTCTGGAGGGATCAAGGTGGACCATCCAAAGATGAGTAACG ATGTAGTTGTAATAGTGGCTGTTGTCATACTAGTTGGCCTGTTTAGCATGCAACACTATGGGACGGATAAGGTTGGGTGGCTGTTTGCGCCAATTGTGCTGCTTTGGTTTCTTTTGATTGGAGGTATTGGCATCTTCAACATTTTCAAACACGACAGAAATGTTCTGAGAGCTTTCTCACCTATTCACATATTTCGGTACTTTAGAAGGGGAGGAAGATCGAACTGGAACTCCCTTGGTGGGATTATGCTGAGCATCACAG GGACTGAGGCACTTTTTGCTGACCTTGCTCACTTTCCGGTTTCTGCAATACAACTGGCTTTTACAACACTTGTGTTTCCCTGCCTTTTGTTAGCTTACTCTGGACAAGCAGCCTATCTCATGAAAAACAAGGAGCATGTCGGTGACGCCTTCTATCGTTCTATTCCAG ACAGTATGTACTGGCCTATGTTTATAGTTGCTACTTTAGCTGCTATTGTTGCAAGCCAGGCCACGATCTCGGCTACGTTCTCAATAATTAAGCAGGCCCTTGCACTTGGCTGTTTCCCTAGAGTCAAGGTTGTACATACATCAAAGAAGTTTCTCGGACAGATATACATTCCAGATATTAATTGGATCCTGATGGTCCTTTGCATTGCTGTTACAGCTGGATTCCAAAATCAAAGTCAGATTGGCAATGCCTATG GAACGGCAGTTGTAATTGTCATGCTGGCAACCACATTTCTCATGACTTTAATTATGTTATTAGTATGGCGGTGCCACTGGATTCTTGTCCTTATATTCACAGTTTTCTCTCTGCTGGTGGAGTTAACCTATTTCTCAGCTGTACTTCTGAAGGTTGATCAGGGGGGTTGGGTTCCGCTCGTGATTGCAGCAGCCTTCCTTTTGGTGATGTATGTCTGGCACTATGGTACAGTAAAACGTTATGAGTTTGAGATGCACAGTAAAGTTTCCATGGCATGGATTCTTGGTCTTGGTCCGAGTTTAGGACTGGTCCGTGTCCCTGGAATTGGACTTGTATACACTGAGTTAGCAAGTGGGGTACCTCACATTTTTTCACATTTAATCACAAACTTGCCAGCAATACACTCTGTCGTCATTTTTGTCTGTGTTAAATATCTTCCCGTCTACACAGTTCCTGAAGATGAGAGATTTCTCATAAAACGGATTGGACCCAAGAGTTTTCACATGTTCCGCTGTGTTGCAAGATATGGATACAAGGACCTACACAAGAAGGATGATGAATTTGAGAAAAAACTTTTTGATAACCTCTTTTTGTTTGTTCGTCTGGAGTCAATGATGGAAGGAAGTTCAGACTCTGATGAGTATAGCTTATATGGCCAGCAAACATACCAGTCTAGAAGCTTCCTCTCGGGTGACAATGCAAAGTCGACTCCCTCCAATGTCGATCTCACAATTTCTTCTGTAGACTCTATTGTTCCTGTCACAAGCATGTCATCCGGACATGCAAGCAGTCAGGCAGAGGTTGATGAAACGTTGTTTCTTACTAGCTGTAGAGATGCAGGGGTGGTGCACATACTCGGCAACACAGTGGTGAGAGCACGGAGAAACTCTGGGATCCCAAAAAATATAGCTATTGATTATATATATGCATTTCTCAGAAAAATATGTAGAGAAAACAGTGCAATCTTCAATGTTCCTCATGAGAGTCTACTGAATGTTGGACAAATTTTCTATGTATAG